The following DNA comes from Deinococcus sp. YIM 134068.
GTTCCGCGCCGAGCTGCGGACGAAGGCGTTCCTGCGGACCTCGGAGTTCTACTGGCACGAGGGGCACACCGCGCACGCCGATGAGGCTGAAGCCCGCGCCGAGGTCCGCCAGCAGCTCGACCTCTACCACGAGTTCTGCCGCGACGTGCTGGCCCTGCCCGTCGTGCGCGGGGAGAAGACGGCCTCGGAACGTTTCGCCGGGGCGGTCGCCACCTACTCCATCGAGGGCATGATGCGCGACGGCAAGGCGCTGCAATCGGGCACCTCGCACTACCTGGGGCAGAACTTCTCCCGCGCCTTCGACGTGAAGTTCCAGACGCGCTTTCAGTTGGAGGAATACGCCCACACGACGAGCTGGGCCATCTCCAGCCGCATCATCGGCGCGCTGATCATGACGCACGGGGACGACTTCGGGCTGATCATGCCCCCGGGCATCGCGCCCATTCAGGTCGTCGTGATTCCCGTGGGCCGCAAGGACAACTTCGACGAGATGGTGGCCGAGGGCGAAAAGCTCGCCGCCGAACTGCGCGCCCAGGGCCTCTCGGTGAAGGTGGACAGGCGTGACGGCGTGACGAACGGTTTCAAGTACAACGACTGGGAACTCAAGGGCGTGCCCGTGCGCGTGGAGATCGGCCCCCGCGATCTGGAGCAGGGCGTGGTCGTGGTGAAGAACCGCAACGCCGAGGCGAAGGAGACCTTGAGCCGCGAGGAGGCCGTGAGCGGGATGCGGGCGCGGCTCGACGGCATTCAGGCGTGGCTCCTGAAGCGGGCGACCGACTTCATGCTGGAAAACACGGTCAGGGCGGACACCTACGAGGAGTTCAGGGCCGCCATCGAGGCCGGGAAGTGGGTGCGGGCCTTCCACTGCGGCGACCCCGAGAGCGAGCGGCAGATCAAGGAGGACACGAAGGCGACCATCCGCAACATCCCCCTCGACGACGCGGAGTTCTTCGCCGAGCGCGAGGAGGGCGGGGTGTGCGTGCATACCGGGCGGCCCGCCGCGTACGGGAAGCGGGCAATTTTCGGGCGGCAGTATTGAGGGAAGGGGTCAGCCGTCAGCGTTCAGCAGTCAGGGGAGGGCCGTTCACTTTGGTGGGTGGTTCTTGTTGCCTTCGCGCATTGGTTAGGGTGGGT
Coding sequences within:
- the proS gene encoding proline--tRNA ligase, translating into MPPMTKAGDKKAQQYGVTPQSVDFNDWYNEVVKKADLADNSPVAGAMVVKPYGSALWENIERWLDTRFKATGHESLIFPTLIPLNFITREADHVEGFAPELFTVSKIGTEELAEPYVLRPTSETIIGHMWSGWLNSYRDLPFLHYQWGSVFRAELRTKAFLRTSEFYWHEGHTAHADEAEARAEVRQQLDLYHEFCRDVLALPVVRGEKTASERFAGAVATYSIEGMMRDGKALQSGTSHYLGQNFSRAFDVKFQTRFQLEEYAHTTSWAISSRIIGALIMTHGDDFGLIMPPGIAPIQVVVIPVGRKDNFDEMVAEGEKLAAELRAQGLSVKVDRRDGVTNGFKYNDWELKGVPVRVEIGPRDLEQGVVVVKNRNAEAKETLSREEAVSGMRARLDGIQAWLLKRATDFMLENTVRADTYEEFRAAIEAGKWVRAFHCGDPESERQIKEDTKATIRNIPLDDAEFFAEREEGGVCVHTGRPAAYGKRAIFGRQY